The following coding sequences lie in one Saccopteryx bilineata isolate mSacBil1 chromosome 5, mSacBil1_pri_phased_curated, whole genome shotgun sequence genomic window:
- the S100P gene encoding protein S100-P — protein sequence MSELEIAMGMIIDVFARYAGTDGSKNSLSKGELKVLMEKELPGFLQSGRDKDTVDKLLKDLDANGDATVDFNEFIVFVAALTSACHKYFEQEGPR from the exons ATGTCAGAACTGGAGATAGCCATGGGCATGATCATCGACGTCTTTGCCCGGTACGCAGGGACGGACGGCAGCAAGAACAGCCTGAGCAAGGGCGAGCTGAAGGTGCTCATGGAGAAGGAGCTCCCGGGCTTCCTGCAG AGTGGAAGGGACAAGGACACCGTGGACAAACTGCTCAAGGACCTGGATGCCAACGGAGATGCCACAGTGGACTTCAATGAGTTCATCGTGTTTGTGGCGGCGCTCACGTCTGCCTGTCACAAGTACTTTGAGCAGGAGGGGCCCAGATGA